GGGTATCTCTTGTCCTTGGATCTCTTTGATCGCTTCTTGCAACATTTCTACGTAGAGATCAAAGCCAATTGCTGCCATTTGTCCCGATTGTTCTGCACCCAAAAGATTACCCACACCCCTAATTTCTAGATCTCGCATCGCTAACTGGTATCCTGATCCTAACTGGGTAAATTCTTGTAAAGCTCGTAGACGTTGACGCGCGGCTTCTGTCAGTTTAGTTTGGGGATAGAGTAACCAAGCGTGGGCTTGTACTCCTGAACGTCCTACTCTCCCACGTAGTTGATAGAGTTGGGATAGACCGAAGCGATGAGCATCTTCTACGACAATAGTATTTACACGAGGAATATCTAAACCGGATTCAATGATAGTGGTACAAAGCAAGATATCTGCATCGCCATTGTTAAAACCCAACATCGTTGATTCTAACTCTGCTTCTACCATTTGTCCGTGAGCGATCGCGATGCGTACTCCGGGAACCATCGTGCGTATCCCTGCGGCTACTTCTTCAATTCCTTCTACTCGGGGAACAACGTAAAAAATCTGTCCTCCTCGATCTAACTCGTTGCGAATGGCGTTTCTAACTACTTCAAGATTATAGGGAGAGAGATGGGTTTTAATGGGACGACGCGAGGGGGGTGGAGTGGTAATTAGACTCATTTCTCGCACACCGGAGATAGACATATAGAGAGTACGAGGAATGGGAGTAGCGGAGAGAGTTAACACATCCAGTTGGGTTTTAATCTCTTTAATTTTTTCTTTTTGATTGACTCCAAATCTTTGTTCTTCGTCTATTACTAATAGTCCCAGATTGCGGAATTTTATCCCATTACTCAGTAATTGTTGTGTTCCTACTACTACGTCTATCTCTCCTGTGGCTAGTCTTTCTAAGATCTCTTTTCTCTCTAAAGCGGTGCGAAAGCGATTGAGTAGACCAATATTAATCGGATAGGGCGCAAATCTTTCTTTAAGAGTGTGATAGTGTTGTTGAGTTAAGATAGTCGTCGGTGCTAAAAAGGCTACCTGTTTATTACTTCCTGCAACTACTTTAAAAATCGCGCGAATCGCTACTTCTGTCTTACCAAAGCCCACATCTCCACAAATCAGTCGATCCATAGGGCGATCGCTTTCTAGATCTCTTTTTACGTCCTGGATGGCTTTGAGTTGATCGGGGGTTACTTGGTAGGGAAATGAATCCTCTAATTCGCTTTGCCAAGGTTGATCTTGTGGATAGGCGTAACCTGTGGCTTGAGTGCGCAGGGCATATAATTTAAGTAAGTCAACGGCTAGTTTTTTAACCGTTTTACGCACTTTATTTTTGGTATTCTCCCAGGCTTTACTGGACATTCTATGTAATTCTGGGGGATTTTTCCCTATCTGTCGGTAGCGTGATAGAACGTCTAGGGAGTCGGCGGGTACTCTGAGTAAGCCATCGGCGTATTGAATTACTAAATATTCTCGCGTCGCTAGACTCTCCAGTTGTGTAAATTTCCCTATACCGTGGGTTTTGTGCACCACGTAGTCTCCTGGAGTCAGTTTATTGATGTCTACTTGTTTAGAGAGGGCGCGACGACGTTTCCTAATATAGGTGGGTGTGGCTAAATTATGTTGTCCAAAGAATTCGCGATCGGTGATCACCGCGATACGGAAACTTGGCAGGATAAACCCTTCTAGTTCGGCCATTCCCGCGTATTTTAAAGCCACGGGGATACTTTGGTTAATTACTTTGTCGATGGCTGGGTAATCTCTGGGATTAGCCACAAAAGCTGCGGGACAGTCGTGTTCTTGCAATAGGGAAACTGATCGCAAGGGTTGGGCGGAAATTAGCCAATTCGAGTATTGATTCAGGCGAATATTGCTGTATATTTCTCGCTTTCCTCGCAAAATTTCGGCTATTTTAGCGAATTGATGGGGACTAGTAGGAATAGGTCTGCTAGATAGATTAATACCTGGTGTAGTTTCGTTGCTCAATTCCCTCAGATAGAGTTTATTTAAAGGTATTAGAGGGATAATCTCTGTCAAATAGGTGTGAATTTTGCCTAAATTTTCTGCTTGTTGCCATTGTTCTTCCCATTGGGTGAGGGCGCGATCGCTATGGGCTGTCAGTTGTTCCATCTCGTCGAGCACCATGAGGGTATTAGTTGGTAAGTAGTCTATTAAGGAAGCACTTTGACTAAAAGCCAATCCCAAATAGCGCCTCATTCCCTCGGGATATTCTCCTCTGGCTAAACCTTCTTTTTCTTCTGGGGTAAATAAACTCTCTTGTTGTGCTTCTGATAAAGCCGAAGCGATCACTGGAGAGAAACTAGTGGGAGTCAATAATAATTGCTCTATCTTATCCAAAGAACGCTGTGTCGATGGATCAAATTCTCTGATTTGTTCTAATTGATCCCCAAACCATTCTAAACGTACCGGTAATTCAGCAGAGACTGGAAAAATATCTAAAATATCCCCTCTGCGACTCCATTGTCCCTCATTCTCTACTAAAGCAACTCTCTCTAATCCCAATTTGACTAATTTTGTTTCTATGGCCTGACTCGACCAGTTAGTTCCTGCTTGTAAACTGATAAAATATTCCTGTAGATTGGCTAGGGGAGGTAAATGTCTTTGCAAAGCTCTTTCTGTTGCTACAATAGCTCTACTCTCTTTAGCTTGTGCTAAATCGGCTAATACCTGTAATTGTCCCCAAATCATCTCCGATTCTGGGTCAAAGGGATCGTAAGGCGAAGCTTCTGAGGTAGGATAAAAATGCACTGTATCCCAGTCCATAGCCTCTAGTTGGGATGTCCATCGCCCGGCTTCTTCTAGAGTAGCGCATACTACCAACAAGTTCATTTTCTCTTTTTGGGCTAAACTAGATGCGATGAGACCTTTAGCTAGGCGAGGTACGCCATTTAAGGCTAGCTCCGATTGCTGTTGCAGTTTTAAGACTAATTCGTTGCTAAGAGGAGAACGTTGTAGGGTGCGAATAATTGAAGAAAAAGCCATATTTATTTTTTGCTTCGAAATGTGGCAAGCCTTTTAAAGTATAACATATAGGTACTTAAAGATATACGTTTTGATAAGATAGTATGAGGTAACTACAGAAAACTTTAGAGATAGTTGCGATCGCTTTGCTTTAAAGGGGGTCTATATGAGCACACGGATTTCCATTATACTAGAATGATATCATAACCCATTCGTGTTGTCAAGCCCTTATTTGCCCATTCTCACCCACTCGAACACCTGATTAGCCGTAAGACTTAGCCCTATATTGGGTAAGGTAGGGAGGAGATGATCACCCTGAAACAGGATGGGTTGTTGCTTGGGAAGAAGGACCAAAATACTGAAATCATCTGGATCGATAAACCACCCCAAAAGACAACCATATTCTAAACAGTGCAGAATATTACCAAGTTCTTTGTTGGGTTTTTGTTCTGGAGAAAGAATCTCGATGGTCCAATCTGGTGAAAGTTCGAAGTTATCTAGTACATCACCCTCAGGGGTAAAGGGGATGCGATTCCACTCAAAGACAGCCACATCAGGTATAAGAGAACGTCCCCCAAAGCTACATCTTAATTCCGGAAAAGCATAGGCGATTTTTGACTCTTCTGCGACTTGATTAAGAGCAGCGCAAAGTTTACCCTGTAAGCAACTATGTCTTCCTTTTGGCATTGGTTTTTGGATAATCTTACCATCAATGTACTCGCTATTAGGCTTGGTTTCTGGCAACTTGAGAAACTCTTCTAGGGTGATAGGGTGAGAGATTGAAGCAGTCATGTTGATTTTCAAAAATTTAACTAACTAAACACAACTTGTAAATCTAAAATAAACTCTGGCAACACATCTTCTCCAAATAAACTTCTAGGATTATCGAGGACTTCTACTGGTTGATTAGGGCGTTGACATCCTCCCCGACCTGAAGGGGGATTCCTTTAGAACAAGCTCAACTGAACTGGTTTAAAGGTGGTTGACGCTTCATCAGGTGCTGCCAAGTTTGCCTTGGTCTTATGCGTCCCTCCACGTCCTGTTAGAGTCTCCGAAT
The window above is part of the Gloeocapsa sp. PCC 73106 genome. Proteins encoded here:
- the mfd gene encoding transcription-repair coupling factor, which produces MAFSSIIRTLQRSPLSNELVLKLQQQSELALNGVPRLAKGLIASSLAQKEKMNLLVVCATLEEAGRWTSQLEAMDWDTVHFYPTSEASPYDPFDPESEMIWGQLQVLADLAQAKESRAIVATERALQRHLPPLANLQEYFISLQAGTNWSSQAIETKLVKLGLERVALVENEGQWSRRGDILDIFPVSAELPVRLEWFGDQLEQIREFDPSTQRSLDKIEQLLLTPTSFSPVIASALSEAQQESLFTPEEKEGLARGEYPEGMRRYLGLAFSQSASLIDYLPTNTLMVLDEMEQLTAHSDRALTQWEEQWQQAENLGKIHTYLTEIIPLIPLNKLYLRELSNETTPGINLSSRPIPTSPHQFAKIAEILRGKREIYSNIRLNQYSNWLISAQPLRSVSLLQEHDCPAAFVANPRDYPAIDKVINQSIPVALKYAGMAELEGFILPSFRIAVITDREFFGQHNLATPTYIRKRRRALSKQVDINKLTPGDYVVHKTHGIGKFTQLESLATREYLVIQYADGLLRVPADSLDVLSRYRQIGKNPPELHRMSSKAWENTKNKVRKTVKKLAVDLLKLYALRTQATGYAYPQDQPWQSELEDSFPYQVTPDQLKAIQDVKRDLESDRPMDRLICGDVGFGKTEVAIRAIFKVVAGSNKQVAFLAPTTILTQQHYHTLKERFAPYPINIGLLNRFRTALERKEILERLATGEIDVVVGTQQLLSNGIKFRNLGLLVIDEEQRFGVNQKEKIKEIKTQLDVLTLSATPIPRTLYMSISGVREMSLITTPPPSRRPIKTHLSPYNLEVVRNAIRNELDRGGQIFYVVPRVEGIEEVAAGIRTMVPGVRIAIAHGQMVEAELESTMLGFNNGDADILLCTTIIESGLDIPRVNTIVVEDAHRFGLSQLYQLRGRVGRSGVQAHAWLLYPQTKLTEAARQRLRALQEFTQLGSGYQLAMRDLEIRGVGNLLGAEQSGQMAAIGFDLYVEMLQEAIKEIQGQEIPQVEETQIDLAFTAFIPTDYIPDLEQKMEAYRSLATANSSAELTQIALGWNDRYGPLPPPVQQLLQVLELKQLGKSLGFARIKTEAKQNVVLETPMEEPAWKLLADNLPQHIKSRFIYTNKKVVIRGLAILKPQQQLETLIEWFHKLKNSEQ
- a CDS encoding Uma2 family endonuclease, translating into MTASISHPITLEEFLKLPETKPNSEYIDGKIIQKPMPKGRHSCLQGKLCAALNQVAEESKIAYAFPELRCSFGGRSLIPDVAVFEWNRIPFTPEGDVLDNFELSPDWTIEILSPEQKPNKELGNILHCLEYGCLLGWFIDPDDFSILVLLPKQQPILFQGDHLLPTLPNIGLSLTANQVFEWVRMGK